The genomic stretch AAAGCTCTTGAAGATATGATGAGAGCCGAGATCTCGCAAAATGAGATAACTTCGGATGCAAGTACCGTTGTCGGATGTATCAGTATAATTTACGACCATCACAAAAGAGAACTTCTGAATAAACTTACGGATATTCAGCATGATCATCAAGACGTAATTCTGTCCTCCCAGCACATACATCTTGATCATCATAGTTGTTTCGAACTTATAATCGTAAAAGGAGAAAACAACAAAGTGCAGGAGCTTTCTAATCTCATTAGGGCGGTTAAAGGCGTGAAGCACGGAAATTTGCAGATAACATCTTCAAAGTAATATATTTTTTGCCTTGCCGTAGCACGAATATTATATTGGTATTCATCTCATAATAAATGGACAAACAAATAATGATGTGTCCCAGGAGATTAGCAGTACTTGCAGGTGCATTTATTGTAACGGCGAGTTCAATAC from Elusimicrobiota bacterium encodes the following:
- the nikR gene encoding nickel-responsive transcriptional regulator NikR; protein product: MVGLVRFGVSLPKELLDKYDEVIRQKNYPTRSKALEDMMRAEISQNEITSDASTVVGCISIIYDHHKRELLNKLTDIQHDHQDVILSSQHIHLDHHSCFELIIVKGENNKVQELSNLIRAVKGVKHGNLQITSSK